tcgaAGCCATGAATCAGAACCGGATTAACCTCCGGCGTTAATTTTCTTATTCTCCAGAAACAACGTCTTACCTCGAATCATACAGTTTGTCAGATATGTAATCCTCTAGATTATTTAGAACCTGATGCCGGAGTGATTTAATCTTGGCGGGTTCGTTCAGTCCTTTAGCACCTGTGGCAaagtgtacaaaacaaaaaggaacatcAACATTTAAATATCACTGGCGAATGTATACGGGAAAGCTAATAACACGTACTTGGATCGAAAAACACTAGTGCCTTTATGCAAGCCAACTCTGAATCGTCGATTTGTATCTCTTTCATGGCACTCACTAGCTCGTCGATGATGCGTGCCCCGATACGGGAAATGTCCAGATTCGGAGACATGTTCGCATCCGGGCATTGCTTCGTAATGATACAATTGTtccccagcagcagcatatctTGCAAATGCATGGAACGCCTCGACAACCCCAACAGCAGATGTTCACCGGCGTGCGCGCGCAACAGTGCGACTTGATCGTCCAGTTGCAGCTCGGCGAAAGCAGGGATCGATTTTGCCCATTCGACCAGTATCAACAACTGTTGTTTCATCGAGTCGCACACATCGTTAATGCTGGCGAAGCGCTTTGACGACAGGTCTGCCTCCTCCGCATCGTTCGTCTCGTCCAGGGCGGCCCCAAAGTGGCGGCTGAAGTTTTCTGCCCGAAGTAAAAACTTCACCGACAGTCCGTTGATGGTATTCTTATCATCGGTGCTTGGCTTGCGGCAACTTATACGGTCCCGCTCGTTTTGAACCGCTGCGAGACGGTGATAGGAAACagtagcaaaagcaacaagtacaaagaaaaaagaaaacgcattGTTATCAATCACGAGATCCGGGAGCAGATGCACCATCAGAAACACCGTAGAGTATCGGCGCAAGGTAACGTTTGGTGATGGTTTACCTTCTTTTTTCATGCCAGCTTTGAAGCATTTCTTCAATCTACAGTACCGACACTGATTCCTTTTGTCTTTGTCCACCACGCAGTTTCGGGAGAATCTACGACAGGCAGATAATAATAGATAGACGAAACTTGTAATTAGTGAATGTTTAGAAGATTTGGTGCAACCTTTTAAAATGTCCGTCTTACCTGCAGGAGTAGGTGTGGTTCTTTCTTACACTCCGTCGAAAAAATCCCTTACATCCATCGCAGGAAGCGGCACCGTAGTGTTTACCAGTGGCACGATCACAGCAGATAGCACACACATTGATTGCATTGAAGCTGCTACTATCGTTCGGCTGGAGGGGACTTAGGCATGATTCATACGCCGTATCGGACGTGTGGCTCGGACTGTCGTGGCTTCCTGCAGAACAGTTAGATCGTTGTTATCGGATAGTTCGTTTCTAGTTAAGGCCACAACCAGAGGTACTTATCATCATCTCTTATGGCAAGGTTTATAAAACCTCCTCATTGCACATTATAATCTTATtacgggtttttgtttttcgtgtgttGTCATCGCGAAACGGTACCAATGCCAAAGGTGGATTGCCAGTAGAATATTTCCGCTTACCTTTCGTGCGGTCATTTAGCTCGCTGTATTCTATTCCGGTGTTAGACATCTTGATAGCAGCATATTGGCTCGCGAGCAGTGGTACGCATTCTGTAAGAGGCAAAAACTGCATCATCATGCCACACGGAACTACACGATTCGACGATTAAGAGCACGAACGATCTGTGGCCCTCGTAGACACTGGGTGCAACAGTACCAGGGTACGCggatcgtcgtcgtcgtcgcgcACGTTCCTTGTTTCGCTAGTGTTCGTACGCGGTGTGGTTTTACTGATTGTGGTGGTTCGGATCACTGATTATGTGCGCGATACATCAACGAACCCGCGATCCCCCACTATTTGGCACCGGGCCAGAACCTCACACAACCAACCCTAGATCTCCCTTGCGCCTCCCGTGGTTGCCTTGCGCGATTGAAAATCTCGGTATCAATACTGTGCGTCTCAAGAGATGACCAGCTCCGGACTCTACTAGTCGATTACGCGGGCAATGAACGAGTGTTTGTTCTGCCTTCGGACGCTACAATCTCTTTCCAACCCTTTCGCTTCATCTTTCCATCTATACGGACTACGGTATTTTTTGGCCTCGTCTTATCTCTTATCTTTTTCACCCCTTTTCTCGCAAGAGATGGAACAATTATATGCCTCTTTAATTGGTTAACTCTTCACAACTGCCATACACAAAACAGGGCAGAGTTTTTGAAGATACGAGAATATAATCCATTtatgtaacaaaacaacatgtttTGTAGATACAATGGGATAGGGTGGGGGTTTAGCTTTAAAAGATAACACGCACAAACATCCACAAGCTTATAAAAAACGGGTTCGAAGCCAACTTCTAAATAAAtttcttaaaatatttaatgtttgttttttcctagACGCTCAACACATAATGCTTCTCATCTTCTCTAAGCACCTACACATGGACAAGCTGACAAAACTGACTAATGGCAAATGTCGAgtggaaagcaacaaacgTTACTTTTCCTGTGCTTAGTGCACAAATGGTCATTTTTGCTCAATTGTAAGACAATCATGAACATGATCTTCTCGGATTGTTCTTCGGATCTTGCTCTAACAGTTTGTGCTCATTCTCCTAACAAATTGTCATTGCGATTTGAATCTAGTAGGACCAAGTCCCCACTCCGTCATCGTACAACCGTTTGATTCACTTTGTTACATTGGAAAATTGAGCTTGATAGTGCTAGCGATAAACGGGTTTGCGTACATTTGCTTGTTAGTGCAGAATTTCTTCTCTACAGACGAAGCATCTTCCGGGGGTTTAAGTCTGTTTAACCGCACTATTTGCATCAGTGCATTTAATCGCCCACATCTTATAAAATCGTGTTCCAGAGCTAGTTTAATGTCTCATATCACCTCCACTTTTAGTTCAAAACGACGGAATTGAGCTGCTAATCCTCTCGCTTGGTACCAATGACGGTAGGTTGTAGCAGTATGAATGCGGTCTCGAGGTACGGGGAGCTATCGACAAT
This region of Anopheles marshallii chromosome 2, idAnoMarsDA_429_01, whole genome shotgun sequence genomic DNA includes:
- the LOC128709458 gene encoding hepatocyte nuclear factor 4-beta, producing the protein MMMQFLPLTECVPLLASQYAAIKMSNTGIEYSELNDRTKGSHDSPSHTSDTAYESCLSPLQPNDSSSFNAINVCAICCDRATGKHYGAASCDGCKGFFRRSVRKNHTYSCRFSRNCVVDKDKRNQCRYCRLKKCFKAGMKKEAVQNERDRISCRKPSTDDKNTINGLSVKFLLRAENFSRHFGAALDETNDAEEADLSSKRFASINDVCDSMKQQLLILVEWAKSIPAFAELQLDDQVALLRAHAGEHLLLGLSRRSMHLQDMLLLGNNCIITKQCPDANMSPNLDISRIGARIIDELVSAMKEIQIDDSELACIKALVFFDPSAKGLNEPAKIKSLRHQVLNNLEDYISDKLYDSRGRFGEILLLLPVLQSITWQMIQQIELAKMFGVAHIDSLLQEMLLGGDAIDTSSTITSPMNMMNTNNSPSHSCDTTHLASTMGTAVDHETQDPLVQMSSLNGPSYGGDPDNLLISPMDTVPDGNSYCTRKTPGQTTPDPLNRQLHGPRSSDGVDVPADVSYMQQQTHQGQTQQQHVTTSSSTDAAVTVEDIYFHAPTNIDPSSSLQLDSDVAMYNNNNLSCCQGGMIHTGKGCEMVKIETKREPENA